One window of the Sphaerochaeta associata genome contains the following:
- a CDS encoding Fic family protein — MSTYIWQRPDWPHIFYDAHSLLSSINEIAHAQGRLETLLTQLGISNLKDFEARTFTDEIYHSHEIEGEILEQQKIYSSICRRLQVPNASMQLSGPHIEGVVKTLLEALECAQSPLSHQRLWSWHRTLFPHNLSGPFPIHAGAYRTDAIAVISGSSKNQEVLFEAPSADLVPQEMEAFIAWINEISDIPDSIHSAIAHLWFLTIHPFEDGNGRMARIIGDYTFNRHHTNNQVLFSLATQLKKHQGEYYEQLRQAQTGSLDCTNWIRWYLGQIREAQERAIQSCEKTLYVRHLFERLTFNERQRSMIVRLTTDFYGSLTTQKWAKLMHCSHDTAMRDIKDLMNKGVLKQSEHGGRSTSYVLVLPESLQ, encoded by the coding sequence ATGAGCACCTATATTTGGCAACGACCAGACTGGCCGCACATTTTCTATGATGCACATTCTTTGCTCTCCTCCATCAATGAAATTGCTCATGCACAGGGGAGGCTGGAAACTTTGCTCACCCAATTAGGTATTTCGAATCTTAAGGATTTTGAGGCGCGGACCTTCACCGATGAAATCTATCATTCACATGAAATAGAAGGGGAAATCCTTGAGCAGCAGAAAATCTACTCGTCAATCTGCAGAAGGCTCCAAGTTCCCAATGCATCGATGCAGCTTTCGGGACCTCATATTGAAGGTGTTGTCAAAACGTTGTTGGAAGCTTTGGAATGTGCACAGTCGCCGCTTTCGCACCAGAGACTGTGGTCTTGGCACAGAACCTTGTTCCCACACAATCTGAGTGGACCCTTTCCCATTCATGCAGGAGCGTACAGAACAGATGCCATTGCAGTGATTTCTGGATCCTCCAAGAATCAGGAAGTTCTGTTTGAAGCACCCTCCGCAGATCTTGTACCTCAAGAAATGGAGGCTTTCATCGCATGGATCAATGAGATTAGCGACATCCCCGATTCAATTCACAGTGCGATAGCTCATCTTTGGTTTCTGACCATCCATCCATTTGAGGACGGAAATGGAAGGATGGCAAGAATCATCGGAGATTATACGTTCAATAGGCACCATACGAACAACCAAGTCTTATTCAGCCTTGCTACCCAGCTCAAGAAGCATCAGGGCGAGTATTATGAACAGCTTCGCCAAGCACAAACGGGTAGTCTTGATTGCACCAACTGGATACGCTGGTATCTTGGACAGATTCGTGAAGCCCAAGAACGAGCAATCCAGAGTTGTGAAAAGACGCTGTATGTAAGACACTTGTTTGAGCGACTGACTTTCAATGAACGCCAACGTTCCATGATCGTGCGGTTGACTACGGATTTTTATGGATCCTTGACAACCCAGAAATGGGCGAAACTCATGCATTGCAGCCATGATACTGCAATGCGTGACATCAAGGATCTGATGAATAAAGGGGTGCTCAAGCAATCCGAACACGGAGGAAGAAGCACCAGTTATGTTCTGGTGCTCCCAGAGTCCCTTCAATAG
- a CDS encoding Gfo/Idh/MocA family protein: MSTIRYALIGYGKVAKVHAKALKNAKDSLLVAVWGRSEEKAQAFAQEFGILPYTDINIMVSEAKVDAVIITTPHPLHKEHSIAALKAGAHVLVEKPMALTVSDCDAMIETAKAEKKLLSVISQRRWYPASRRIHDAIIDGKLGKPMLGQVTMLGWRDEEYYKSDPWRGSWSLEGGGVLINQAPHQLDLLHWFLGPVKEVYAQWENINHPYIEVEDSAVAVVRFESGAMASILVSNSQKPGIHAKVHVHGSSAYSVGVQTDGGAMFIAGRSGILEPPVNDLWTIEGEQQNLSRWKEEDTAFFGSIDAVAYFFTKQQEHFAQAILGKEKLISSGEEGRETVKLIEGMYRSQKEGRPIRY, from the coding sequence GTGAGTACGATACGATATGCCCTGATCGGGTACGGGAAAGTGGCCAAGGTCCATGCCAAGGCCCTTAAGAATGCCAAGGACAGTCTTTTGGTGGCTGTCTGGGGTCGGTCTGAGGAGAAGGCACAAGCCTTCGCCCAGGAGTTCGGGATTCTGCCGTACACCGATATAAACATCATGGTGTCCGAAGCAAAGGTTGATGCAGTAATCATCACCACCCCGCATCCCCTGCACAAGGAACACTCGATAGCGGCACTGAAAGCCGGCGCCCATGTATTGGTGGAAAAGCCGATGGCACTTACCGTCAGCGACTGCGATGCCATGATCGAGACTGCAAAGGCAGAGAAAAAACTGCTTTCGGTGATCAGTCAGAGGCGGTGGTATCCTGCAAGTCGGCGCATTCACGATGCCATCATCGATGGCAAGTTGGGAAAGCCGATGCTCGGACAGGTCACCATGCTTGGCTGGCGCGACGAGGAGTACTACAAGAGCGACCCGTGGCGTGGCAGCTGGAGCCTTGAGGGCGGCGGTGTCCTGATAAATCAGGCACCTCATCAGCTGGACCTGCTGCACTGGTTTCTCGGCCCGGTCAAGGAAGTGTACGCCCAGTGGGAGAACATCAATCACCCATACATCGAGGTGGAGGACAGCGCCGTTGCGGTTGTGCGCTTTGAAAGCGGCGCCATGGCTTCCATTCTTGTTTCCAACTCGCAAAAGCCCGGCATCCATGCAAAAGTGCATGTCCACGGCTCCTCGGCCTACTCGGTCGGGGTGCAGACCGATGGAGGGGCTATGTTCATCGCAGGACGCAGCGGCATCCTTGAGCCTCCGGTCAACGACCTGTGGACCATCGAAGGCGAGCAACAGAACCTGAGCCGGTGGAAGGAGGAGGATACCGCCTTCTTCGGTTCGATCGATGCAGTAGCATACTTCTTCACCAAACAGCAGGAACACTTTGCCCAAGCAATCCTGGGCAAAGAGAAATTAATCAGCAGCGGAGAGGAAGGAAGAGAGACGGTAAAGCTCATCGAGGGCATGTACCGCAGCCAGAAAGAAGGAAGACCGATCCGCTATTGA
- a CDS encoding zinc-dependent alcohol dehydrogenase: MQALVLTAYKNLEMQEVAKPELLSPTQVLVRIKAASICGSDVHGYDGSTGRRRPPVIMGHEGSGIIEQTGSLVTNFKVGDRVTFDSTIYCGTCSFCKQGLFNLCNNRRVLGVSCSDYHQDGIFAEYALIEERVLFHLPDGLSFEEAAMAEPAGVAAHAISLAEPKLGEDVAVVGAGLIGLLVIKLLRTMTSGTIIAIEMDEQRRKKALEIGADVALDPGDPQLLAKVGTITNGEMLPLVYEAVGASSPINTAITLVRKGGTVVLVGNITPTIELPLQSVVTRQVRLQGSCAINGEYPTVLKMMADKKLDVTDLISKVAPLKEGKIWFDKLYNREDNLLKVVLVP; this comes from the coding sequence ATGCAGGCACTCGTATTGACGGCATATAAGAATCTGGAGATGCAGGAGGTAGCAAAACCCGAACTGCTCTCCCCCACGCAGGTTTTGGTGCGCATCAAGGCCGCCTCGATCTGCGGCAGCGATGTGCATGGCTATGATGGGTCTACGGGCAGGCGCAGGCCGCCGGTCATCATGGGCCATGAGGGTAGCGGAATTATCGAGCAAACGGGCTCACTGGTAACCAATTTCAAGGTCGGCGACCGGGTGACCTTCGACTCGACCATCTACTGCGGGACTTGCTCATTCTGCAAGCAGGGCTTGTTCAACTTGTGCAATAACCGCAGGGTACTCGGAGTGAGCTGCAGTGATTATCATCAGGATGGAATTTTTGCCGAGTACGCCCTCATTGAAGAGCGCGTGCTCTTCCACCTTCCCGACGGCCTCTCCTTCGAGGAGGCCGCCATGGCAGAGCCTGCAGGAGTGGCGGCTCATGCCATCAGCTTGGCAGAGCCGAAGCTTGGAGAGGATGTGGCGGTTGTAGGGGCCGGCTTGATCGGCCTGCTTGTCATCAAGCTGCTCAGAACCATGACCAGCGGCACCATCATCGCCATCGAGATGGATGAACAACGAAGAAAGAAAGCACTCGAGATTGGCGCCGATGTCGCCCTCGATCCCGGCGATCCCCAATTGCTTGCAAAGGTTGGAACCATCACAAACGGCGAAATGCTTCCCCTTGTCTACGAGGCGGTTGGAGCGAGCAGCCCGATCAACACAGCCATAACGCTGGTACGAAAAGGGGGGACGGTGGTCCTGGTGGGAAACATCACCCCGACGATCGAGCTGCCGTTGCAGAGTGTGGTAACCCGGCAGGTCAGGCTGCAGGGCTCGTGTGCCATCAACGGCGAGTATCCGACCGTACTGAAGATGATGGCGGACAAGAAGCTTGACGTCACCGACTTGATCAGCAAGGTTGCCCCCCTGAAGGAAGGCAAGATCTGGTTCGACAAACTGTACAACCGAGAGGATAACCTGCTGAAGGTTGTCCTGGTTCCCTGA
- a CDS encoding sugar kinase, with amino-acid sequence MAQLALMPKEHAHLDLLSLGALVVRFDPGVIPFEYASQLDLHVSGGEFNVAANLSRAFGQRTAIASAMVDYPIGLKIEAEVRRMGVASFYKRFAHDGVRGPNMAHVYSNRGQGLRAPVVFYNRSNEAAALLDEKSFDWDALLAGGVRWFHSGGIFSALSPSTPALIIKAMNKAKQQGAVVSFDLNYREKLWKSLSDKPQEHAQKVLSSIVEHVDVLIGNEEDLQLGLGLKGPEVVKTDKLDPSSFYSMMESVQKRFPSIKAVATTMREVQSTNRHRWSAVLYLDGKGYQAPTCELDVYDRVGGGDGFASGLIYGLLEGRNPQEALRLGWAHGALLTSYPGDTTMATLSQVEALAQGGSARIQR; translated from the coding sequence ATGGCTCAGCTTGCACTCATGCCCAAGGAGCATGCCCATCTGGATTTGCTCTCTCTCGGAGCTCTGGTGGTCCGCTTTGACCCGGGAGTCATTCCGTTCGAATATGCTTCCCAGCTTGACCTTCATGTCTCCGGCGGGGAGTTCAATGTAGCTGCGAACCTCAGCAGGGCGTTCGGTCAGCGTACGGCCATTGCCAGTGCCATGGTCGATTACCCCATCGGATTGAAGATTGAAGCAGAGGTACGTCGAATGGGGGTTGCTTCCTTCTACAAACGCTTTGCCCACGATGGAGTACGTGGTCCGAATATGGCTCACGTCTACAGCAACCGAGGACAAGGTCTGAGGGCCCCGGTCGTGTTCTACAACCGGAGCAATGAAGCAGCAGCCCTGTTGGACGAAAAAAGCTTCGACTGGGACGCCCTGCTTGCAGGCGGCGTCCGCTGGTTTCACAGCGGAGGTATTTTCTCCGCGCTCTCCCCTTCCACTCCTGCCTTGATCATCAAGGCGATGAACAAAGCAAAACAGCAGGGGGCGGTGGTCTCCTTCGACCTCAACTACCGTGAAAAGCTCTGGAAATCGCTCTCCGACAAACCTCAGGAGCATGCACAAAAGGTCCTCTCCTCCATCGTCGAGCACGTTGATGTCTTGATCGGAAACGAAGAGGATCTGCAACTTGGACTTGGATTGAAAGGTCCTGAGGTGGTGAAGACCGACAAGCTCGACCCTTCCTCCTTCTACAGTATGATGGAGTCGGTGCAAAAGCGCTTTCCTTCCATCAAGGCTGTCGCCACGACGATGCGGGAGGTCCAGTCGACCAATCGACACCGTTGGAGCGCAGTGCTCTATCTTGATGGAAAAGGCTATCAGGCACCTACCTGCGAACTCGACGTGTATGACCGCGTCGGAGGCGGCGACGGTTTTGCCAGCGGCCTGATCTACGGCCTTTTGGAAGGCAGGAATCCACAAGAGGCGCTCAGACTCGGCTGGGCTCATGGGGCCCTCTTGACCAGTTACCCAGGGGATACCACCATGGCGACGCTCTCTCAGGTCGAAGCACTGGCCCAAGGCGGCAGTGCCCGTATACAGAGGTAA
- the gnd gene encoding decarboxylating NADP(+)-dependent phosphogluconate dehydrogenase, whose protein sequence is MKATIGLIGLAVMGENLVLNLESKGFSVAVYNRSIDKVDSFIAGRANGKQIIGTHSLRQLVEALQTPRKVMMMVKAGQAVDDTIETLLPLLDKGDIIIDGGNSNYEDSQRRMAYVENQGLWYIGTGVSGGEEGALKGPSIMPGGSVEAWEQVKPILQSISAHVDGIPCCDWIGSGGAGHFVKMVHNGIEYGDMQLIGEVYDLMRRLLKLSNDEMQAVFSEWNKGELDSYLIEITRDILGYREEDGSALLDKILDTAGQKGTGKWTGISALHAGVPLTLIVESVFARSVSSQKEERVAASKVFDFNPSAPVADRKDFIEALRSALYAAKIISYAQGFSLIKTAGEENKWNLNLGGIALLWRGGCIIRSAFLDKISQAFSKDPSLKNLILDPYFSRILTETQQQLREVVAAAALNGVPTPSLGAALSWFDSYRTENLPANLLQAQRDYFGAHTYERVDSPRGQFFHTNWTGRGGNTASTTYSI, encoded by the coding sequence ATGAAAGCAACCATCGGACTGATCGGCCTCGCAGTAATGGGGGAGAACCTTGTACTCAACCTCGAGAGCAAGGGATTCAGTGTTGCAGTATACAACCGAAGCATCGACAAAGTAGATTCCTTCATCGCCGGCAGGGCGAATGGAAAGCAAATCATCGGCACCCATAGCCTCCGCCAGCTCGTCGAGGCACTTCAGACACCGCGCAAGGTGATGATGATGGTCAAGGCAGGCCAGGCGGTGGACGACACCATCGAGACGTTGCTGCCACTGCTGGACAAGGGTGACATCATCATCGATGGAGGGAACTCCAACTACGAGGACAGCCAGAGACGGATGGCCTATGTGGAAAACCAAGGCCTTTGGTATATCGGAACCGGTGTGTCCGGTGGAGAAGAAGGAGCCTTGAAGGGTCCGTCCATCATGCCAGGAGGTTCAGTTGAAGCCTGGGAGCAGGTAAAACCGATCCTGCAGAGCATTTCCGCCCACGTTGATGGAATTCCCTGCTGCGATTGGATTGGAAGCGGCGGAGCGGGTCACTTTGTAAAAATGGTGCACAACGGCATCGAATACGGTGACATGCAGCTTATCGGAGAGGTCTATGACCTGATGAGAAGGCTTCTCAAGCTCTCCAACGACGAAATGCAGGCTGTCTTCTCGGAGTGGAACAAGGGTGAGCTCGACTCCTACCTTATAGAAATCACGCGTGACATCCTGGGGTACCGCGAGGAGGACGGTTCGGCTCTTCTGGATAAGATCCTCGATACCGCCGGACAGAAGGGTACCGGTAAATGGACCGGCATCAGCGCCTTGCACGCCGGTGTTCCTCTTACCTTGATCGTTGAATCGGTTTTTGCCCGCAGCGTCTCAAGCCAGAAGGAAGAGCGCGTTGCGGCAAGCAAGGTATTCGACTTCAATCCATCAGCTCCTGTTGCAGATAGGAAGGATTTCATCGAGGCACTGCGCTCTGCATTGTATGCGGCGAAGATCATCAGTTACGCCCAAGGTTTCTCCCTGATCAAAACGGCAGGAGAGGAGAACAAATGGAATCTGAACCTGGGAGGCATCGCGCTTCTGTGGAGGGGTGGATGCATCATCCGCTCGGCCTTCCTGGATAAGATCAGTCAGGCCTTCAGCAAGGATCCTTCACTGAAGAACCTCATCCTGGACCCCTACTTCTCCAGAATCCTGACCGAAACCCAGCAGCAACTGCGCGAAGTGGTTGCAGCTGCCGCTCTCAACGGCGTTCCCACCCCGTCGCTTGGCGCAGCACTCTCTTGGTTCGACAGCTATCGGACCGAGAACCTGCCGGCCAACCTGCTGCAGGCTCAGAGAGACTACTTTGGGGCTCACACCTATGAACGGGTCGACAGTCCTCGTGGACAGTTCTTCCATACCAATTGGACCGGCCGTGGAGGCAACACCGCTTCCACTACGTATAGCATTTGA
- a CDS encoding MurR/RpiR family transcriptional regulator: MQEVSAIYTIRTKYATLSAKEKKIADFILEHPKESVNPSIEELAERIGISESTMVRFARKLGYTGYQRFRIALARETIPSSEQLFETEVSEGEDPADMVFANARKNLEETYAKLDRNVLKEAAKRFALSHTLFLMGLGGSNILAQDAYHKLIRTGLNCQYASDYHMQLMLASQAGEGDAALLISHTGAGHDTLALAEELRNNGCFLIILTSNIRSPLAKLGNLVLSVSNPTSSVVAESFSTRITSLVLIDVLYVEVLEHIGETGVENLNKMRSVIAKRRI, encoded by the coding sequence ATGCAGGAAGTCAGTGCCATCTACACCATTCGCACCAAGTATGCAACACTCAGCGCCAAGGAGAAGAAGATTGCCGACTTCATCCTCGAGCATCCCAAGGAGTCGGTGAACCCAAGCATCGAGGAGCTGGCCGAGCGTATCGGCATCAGCGAATCGACGATGGTGCGCTTTGCCAGAAAACTCGGGTATACCGGATACCAACGCTTTCGCATCGCCCTGGCACGTGAGACCATCCCATCAAGCGAACAACTCTTCGAGACGGAAGTATCGGAAGGAGAGGATCCCGCCGACATGGTCTTTGCCAATGCAAGAAAAAACCTCGAAGAGACCTACGCCAAGCTTGACCGCAACGTCCTCAAGGAGGCGGCCAAGCGGTTTGCACTCTCCCACACCCTCTTTCTAATGGGCCTCGGTGGATCGAACATCCTGGCACAGGATGCCTATCACAAGCTCATCAGAACCGGGCTGAACTGCCAGTACGCCTCCGACTACCATATGCAGCTGATGCTTGCAAGCCAGGCAGGTGAAGGCGATGCGGCCCTGCTCATCTCACACACGGGAGCAGGCCACGACACCCTGGCCCTTGCCGAGGAGCTTCGCAATAACGGCTGCTTTTTGATTATCCTGACCAGCAACATTCGTTCTCCGCTGGCAAAGCTGGGGAATCTGGTGCTCAGTGTCAGCAACCCCACCTCATCGGTGGTGGCCGAGTCCTTTTCTACAAGAATCACCAGTCTTGTGCTCATCGACGTCCTTTATGTGGAGGTGCTTGAGCACATTGGAGAGACCGGGGTCGAGAATTTAAATAAAATGAGAAGTGTCATCGCAAAACGACGCATCTAG
- a CDS encoding ABC transporter substrate-binding protein, with protein MKTRNVLVVLALVFCLAFPLFAQGAVEAAPKQEIRVLLANHPYGELLKTKIPEFEAKTGIKVNYESLQESQLTNKLTTEFATKSSTVDVFMTRPLQEGLMFIKNGWYEGLDSYNFADYPTNSVDIGRKDGKAYIVPLVTEWQVLYYRKDLFKKAGLSVPTNFTELEAAAKALNKDGVAGFASRGKGAAAVTQLSSYVYNFGGRYLDGGKAVFDSPEALEAIRYYGRLLGNYGPQGVTSMSWENVMPVFQAGKVAMWTDASVFYGQIVDPAKTQIPAADIGVAQLPRGPKGDSPFIVVSWGMAMSSASKNKDAAKQFLDWATSKELAIEGMLSNITMARDSAWADAEVRKIMNPGLVETQAHAAKNGYPYDRPFMSSVGQARDLIGEVIIESINTKGTSAKLASLAQEKVKAVDELLKTDGEYGL; from the coding sequence ATGAAAACAAGAAACGTACTGGTTGTATTGGCACTGGTATTCTGCTTGGCTTTCCCCCTGTTTGCACAGGGTGCTGTTGAGGCAGCCCCAAAGCAGGAAATCCGCGTTCTCTTGGCGAACCATCCGTATGGTGAGCTCTTGAAGACCAAGATTCCTGAATTCGAAGCAAAGACCGGCATCAAGGTCAACTATGAGAGTCTGCAGGAGAGCCAGCTGACCAACAAGCTCACCACCGAGTTTGCCACCAAGAGCTCGACGGTCGATGTATTCATGACTCGTCCGTTGCAGGAAGGTCTGATGTTCATCAAGAACGGTTGGTATGAAGGTTTGGACAGTTACAACTTTGCAGATTATCCGACCAACTCGGTTGATATCGGTAGAAAGGACGGCAAAGCCTACATCGTACCGCTGGTAACCGAATGGCAGGTGCTCTACTATCGCAAGGACCTGTTCAAGAAAGCCGGTCTCTCCGTTCCCACCAACTTCACCGAACTCGAAGCCGCCGCCAAAGCCCTGAACAAGGATGGCGTTGCTGGTTTTGCATCCCGCGGAAAGGGAGCGGCTGCAGTCACCCAGCTTTCCAGCTATGTGTATAACTTTGGCGGCAGGTACCTGGACGGCGGAAAGGCTGTATTCGACAGCCCCGAAGCTCTTGAGGCCATCCGCTACTACGGCAGACTTTTGGGTAATTATGGACCTCAGGGTGTGACCAGCATGTCTTGGGAAAATGTCATGCCTGTCTTCCAGGCCGGCAAGGTAGCCATGTGGACTGATGCTTCAGTCTTCTACGGCCAGATCGTCGATCCCGCCAAGACGCAGATTCCTGCCGCCGACATCGGTGTTGCACAGCTTCCCAGAGGCCCGAAGGGCGACAGTCCGTTCATCGTAGTCTCCTGGGGTATGGCTATGTCCTCTGCTTCCAAGAACAAGGATGCTGCCAAGCAGTTCCTCGATTGGGCGACCAGCAAGGAACTTGCCATCGAAGGTATGCTTTCCAATATCACCATGGCCCGCGACAGTGCTTGGGCTGATGCTGAAGTCCGCAAGATCATGAACCCCGGTTTGGTTGAGACCCAGGCACACGCAGCAAAGAACGGCTATCCGTACGACCGTCCGTTCATGAGCTCCGTCGGCCAGGCCCGCGACCTTATCGGTGAAGTGATCATCGAGTCCATCAATACGAAGGGTACCAGTGCCAAGCTCGCTTCGCTTGCACAAGAGAAAGTGAAGGCGGTTGACGAGCTGCTTAAGACCGACGGTGAGTACGGTCTCTAG
- a CDS encoding carbohydrate ABC transporter permease yields the protein MVRQGFFEKNLRYIFPLPAVLFVVVLMVFPVAYTFFLSFTDWTLTSGRPLSVVGLKSYLQVLKEPRFLEALGRTFYFTFGSVIVEMLLGTALALILNRSFKGKGVVKTLLLLPLVATPVAIGIVWNLFYDPTIGILNYVLSVLKLPQSGWVSDAKSVMPSLIIVDIWQWTPMITIIVLAGLAGLSSEPYESAMVDGASARQVLFHITLPMLMPTILTAVILRAIDALKTYDIIYSMTGGGPGYASENLNVLAFKYSFEYFRMGQSAVMLVFLFIIVLLFSLLVMRLRRAFEL from the coding sequence ATGGTTCGACAAGGATTCTTCGAGAAAAACCTACGGTATATTTTCCCGCTTCCAGCAGTCCTGTTTGTAGTTGTCCTGATGGTATTTCCTGTGGCATATACCTTCTTTCTCAGCTTTACGGATTGGACGCTCACCAGCGGCAGGCCGCTGTCGGTAGTCGGCCTGAAAAGTTATCTGCAGGTTCTGAAGGAGCCTCGGTTCCTGGAAGCCTTGGGTAGAACCTTCTATTTCACCTTCGGCTCGGTAATCGTTGAGATGTTGCTGGGCACTGCCCTGGCTTTGATCCTCAATCGCTCGTTCAAGGGCAAGGGCGTGGTCAAGACGCTGCTTCTGCTTCCCTTGGTCGCCACGCCGGTTGCAATCGGCATTGTGTGGAACCTGTTTTATGACCCGACCATTGGTATCCTCAACTATGTTTTGAGCGTACTCAAACTTCCCCAAAGCGGCTGGGTCAGTGATGCAAAGTCGGTAATGCCGTCGCTGATTATTGTTGATATCTGGCAATGGACCCCGATGATCACCATCATCGTGCTTGCCGGTCTTGCGGGTCTTTCCTCCGAGCCGTATGAATCGGCCATGGTGGATGGGGCCAGTGCCCGTCAGGTGTTATTTCACATCACCCTCCCCATGTTGATGCCCACCATCCTTACAGCCGTTATCCTCAGGGCCATCGATGCCCTCAAGACCTACGACATCATTTACTCGATGACCGGGGGAGGGCCCGGCTATGCTTCGGAGAACCTCAATGTGCTTGCCTTCAAGTACAGTTTTGAATATTTCAGGATGGGACAGAGTGCAGTAATGCTTGTCTTCCTCTTCATCATCGTCCTGCTCTTCAGCCTCTTGGTCATGCGGCTGCGTCGAGCCTTTGAGTTGTAG
- a CDS encoding carbohydrate ABC transporter permease produces the protein MKEKRITTILYGIVLALIIIPILFPFIWMLMSSFKTQVDIISWPPKFIFKPVMQNYNRVFVEQNFLQYMQNSLIVSTVSVFFSLLLGLPAAYSIARYKQKKLSIFILVARLMPGISFLMPWYIVFSRLRLMDSYIALILSHMLIALPLVVWVMSPYFDSVPRELEEAAMVDGLTQQSAFLKILLPLSGPGVVTATTLSFIFSWNNFMFSQVLSQQKTRTLPIAVYNFLSYVEVDWGAVMAAAVTIMAPAIILTMFFQKYVVKGLTMGAVKG, from the coding sequence ATGAAAGAGAAGCGCATAACAACCATTTTGTACGGCATCGTTCTGGCTTTGATCATCATCCCGATACTTTTCCCCTTCATTTGGATGCTGATGAGCTCGTTCAAGACACAAGTGGATATCATCAGCTGGCCTCCGAAGTTCATCTTCAAGCCGGTGATGCAGAACTATAACCGGGTGTTCGTTGAGCAGAACTTTCTGCAGTACATGCAGAACTCCCTGATCGTCTCCACTGTCAGTGTTTTCTTCTCCCTCCTGCTCGGCCTTCCGGCCGCATATTCCATCGCCCGCTACAAGCAGAAGAAGCTTTCGATCTTCATTCTGGTCGCCCGCCTGATGCCGGGTATCTCATTTTTGATGCCTTGGTATATCGTATTCTCGAGACTTAGGTTGATGGACAGCTACATTGCCTTGATTCTCAGCCACATGCTCATCGCCTTGCCGCTCGTTGTCTGGGTCATGTCCCCGTACTTCGACTCGGTACCCAGGGAATTGGAGGAAGCCGCCATGGTTGACGGTCTTACCCAGCAGTCGGCATTTCTAAAAATCCTGCTTCCACTCTCCGGCCCGGGTGTTGTTACTGCTACTACGCTTAGCTTCATCTTCAGTTGGAACAACTTTATGTTCAGCCAGGTCCTGAGTCAGCAGAAGACGCGCACCCTTCCCATCGCCGTCTACAACTTTCTCTCCTACGTCGAGGTTGACTGGGGGGCTGTGATGGCAGCGGCAGTGACCATCATGGCACCGGCAATCATTCTTACGATGTTCTTCCAGAAGTACGTGGTCAAGGGCCTTACCATGGGAGCGGTCAAGGGGTGA
- a CDS encoding damage-control phosphatase ARMT1 family protein has protein sequence MNTSLDCLPCFFKQVLEAGRMLGLPPASIKHIMDEIGDELKHFPLEMSPPEMAYHMQRLFAEHSGKEDPYLDVKMLSNNEALAVIDDLRAMIKESQTPLKTAVQLACAGNIIDYGAFPSGIDVQAEISKIMQNQGMSTVADSPLFEFTAFHEALKKAKRVMYIADNAGEIVFDRVLLETIASMFPETELYLVTRGLPILNDVLPEDAIECGLDSVATIISSGSKTPGLVLSQADPAFLQLYQEADMVISKGQGNFEALSDEQGPIFFLFIIKCEVIMQHVGGAMRDLVLKHNYT, from the coding sequence ATGAATACCTCACTTGATTGTCTCCCATGTTTTTTCAAGCAAGTCCTGGAAGCGGGAAGAATGCTGGGCTTACCTCCGGCATCGATAAAGCACATCATGGATGAGATAGGCGATGAGCTCAAACACTTCCCCTTGGAAATGAGCCCACCTGAAATGGCATATCATATGCAACGCCTGTTTGCAGAGCATTCCGGTAAGGAAGACCCTTATCTTGATGTAAAAATGTTGAGCAACAATGAAGCGCTTGCAGTAATCGATGACCTGCGGGCCATGATTAAGGAATCACAGACTCCCTTGAAAACCGCAGTGCAACTGGCCTGTGCAGGAAACATCATCGATTACGGAGCATTTCCCAGCGGTATCGACGTACAGGCGGAAATCTCAAAAATCATGCAAAACCAAGGCATGAGCACGGTTGCAGACTCCCCCCTATTCGAATTCACCGCTTTTCATGAAGCGCTTAAGAAAGCAAAGCGGGTGATGTATATCGCCGACAATGCCGGAGAAATCGTCTTCGACCGGGTCCTGCTGGAAACCATTGCATCCATGTTCCCCGAAACTGAACTGTACTTGGTCACCAGAGGGTTACCCATACTCAATGACGTACTGCCCGAAGATGCCATTGAATGCGGACTCGACTCTGTTGCAACAATCATTTCCAGTGGAAGCAAGACCCCGGGCTTGGTGCTCTCCCAAGCCGATCCGGCTTTTCTACAATTGTATCAGGAAGCGGATATGGTCATCAGCAAGGGACAAGGCAACTTTGAAGCACTCTCTGATGAGCAAGGGCCGATCTTCTTCCTCTTCATCATCAAATGCGAAGTGATCATGCAGCATGTCGGCGGGGCCATGCGCGATTTGGTACTCAAGCACAACTATACATAA